The genomic DNA GCTCCGCCAATGCCTGCGAACGCCCGTACGCCAGACCTGAGAGCGTAGTGAAGAGGCTACGCACACCAGGGCGGTTAGGCGAGATCCTGACCAACTGATTCGACCGGCACCTGGACAGCAAAAACCTGCGACTTCCGGGGGGCGTCTCGCCGCGCTCTCCGGCGGTGGTACTCCCGCGACGACAGCGCCACCGAAAGCCGTGTCCGCCGCGGACTTCTACTGCCTGACGTGCTTCCAGGGCTACTCGTCGGCAGTCGTCTTCCTCCGCGATCGCCTGAACGGGGGCGGGCGGTCGAATGCTCAGGACATCACCGAGTGCCGGGGCTGCGGCGGCCAGGAAGCGGTGTGGATCTACCGGCCACCGCCGGAGGACCCGTGAACCACGAACTCACACCGCTCCACGACCGGGTCGGCCCGGCCGCCCCGGCCCTCCGGGCGCCGGTGAGACCGTTCGGCTACTGGAAGTCGCAGCCGGGGTCGGGGGCATCCTCCGACAGCGGTGCACCGTGAGGGAGGACATAGAGCACGTCCAGAACGACGGGTGTCGTACCGAGATTGCGCCCGATGTGGACGTTCTGCGCACCGGAAGGTTCAGTCAAGGCACTTCCCGCCTCGTAGACGCCGTCGGACTTGCACGTGGAGTCGAAGTGGCTGAGCGTTCCCTTCTCGACGAAGCCGTACAGAGTGCCGTCATGGAAGTGCCAGCCGGTGCCCTGACCGGCGGGGATGGTGATCCGGCGCAAGATGTAGTCCTTGCCGCCCACCGTCGTCTGCGACATGGTCTTTCCCGTCACGCCAGGACCACTCGGTGTCGCCCCGGCCGTGGCGACACCCGCCAGCGTTGCCGTCGCGGCGGCAGCCGCGATCATTCCCACTCGCATCCGCTTGCCCATATCGATGTCCTTCTTTCCCAACGGCCCTCGCCGCCCGCGGAAGACGTGGCGCCGGCGAACCGTCTGTACGACGCAGCCCCAGGCCGGCCCTGAGCCACCCATCGGATCACGTCATCACCCGACCTCACGGTCCCGAAACACGGTGCCTGCCCATCGGCCCGGTGCGTGTGGCCAGGAGGTGCGGAACAGACGGGCGCAGTCTGTGAGCGAGTTCGCCGCTCTCGCGCGCGGACGGATTCGAACGTACGAGTCGAGGGTGACGGCCACTCGTTCGGCCCTGGAGGGCCCGTCCGCGCTGCCAAACTCCCAGGAGGGAACGCGCTGTTGGGGCGTGGCGAGGCGGGAGCGGCGAGGTCCTGGCGCTCCGGACGGGCGGGACCGGGCATGACGGACTACGGCGTCCCGCGCGCACGCGCGGTGACGGAGGACCGGCCAAGCGGGCGACGGTGCGGCGGACCCGGCGGGCAGCGGCGGGACGAGGGGGCAGCGCGGGCGGGGCCACGGCACGTGGCCTGCGTGATGGACGGCAACGGCCGTTGGGCGCAGCGGCGTTCGCTTCCCCGTACGGCGGGGCACCGGGCCGCGGTGACAGCCGTCATCGACGTCATCGAGGCGGCCAGGACCGCCGGCGTGGAGTGGCTCAGCATGTACGCCTTCTCCACCGAGAACTGGAGCCGCCCCGGCACCGAGGTCGAGTTCCTGATGTGTCTGGTGCGCCGGGTTGTGCGCAAGCATGCGCCGCTGCTGCTCGCGCGCGGCATCCGCTGCCGTTTCCTCGGGGTCGCCGACCCCCGTATCCCCCGTGAACTGGCCCAGGACTTCTACGACTTGGCGGCGCTCACCGCCGACAACCGCGGGATGACGCTGACCGTCGCCTTCGACCACGGCGGGCGCCGGGACATCGTCGAGGCCGCAAGGTCGCTGATCCGCAGCGGGACGCCCGCCGGCGAGGTGACCGAGCGGCTCTTCGCGGACCACCTGCCCTTCCCCGACACCCCCGATGTGGATCTGGTCATCCGCACCTCGGGTGAGCAGCGCATCTCCAACTTCATGCTCTGGCAGGTCGCCTACGCCGAGTGGGTCTTCCCCGAGGTCCTCTGGCCGGACTTCCGGGCCCCCGACTTCCTCGCCTCCCTGCACGCCTACCGGCGCCGCGACCGCCGCTTCGGCGACGTGCCCGCCCGGACGAACGGAGACGCATCATGACCACCGAAACCACGGCAACGGCCGACGGAGCATCCCTGTTCGGCCCGGAATCGCAGTTCAGCGCCTTCTTCGACGACCCGCGCTGGGCCCTGGCCATCATCCGCGCCACCGTACTGGAGGCCGCGCACCCGCAGGTCGGCGCCGCCCTCGTCGACAACTCCGTCTTCGTCGCCCATCCCTGGCGCCGGCTGCGCAACACCTTCCTCAGCATGCGGCGCATGTTCGGCCCCGACCCGGCGGTACGCGAACGGGAGGCCGCCCGGCTCAACCGGCTGCACGCCCGCATGAGCGGCTCCGACTACCGCGGCCGCGCCTACGACGCGATGGACCGCGCGACCCGCGCCTGGGTGGTCGCCACCCTCTTCGAGAGCGCCGTCACCATGTGCCGGCTGAGCGGCCAGCCGCTCAGCCAGGACACGATGGAGCAGATGTACGCCGAGTACCGCGGGTACCTCGCCGCGCTCGACGGCGACGCCTCGGAACTCCCCGGGGACCTGAACGACTTCTGGCCGTACTTCGACCGGGTCGTCGAGAACGAGCTGGAGAACACCGAGGCGGCCCGCGTCATCCTCTACCGGCTCTTCGACCACCTGCCCGCCCCCGCGCTGCTCGACGGCGCGCCCACACTGTGGGCGGCCGGCCGCGCCGTCGCCGGTCCGCTCATCGGCGCGATCACCGTCGCCTCGCTCCCCGAGCCCTACCGGCGCCGGGCCGGCCTGCCCGAGATGCCCGGCGCCCCGACCCTCATGCAGGGCGCCTACCTCGCCGCCGGGCTCACCCGATTCCTGCCCCAGGGCTGGATCGATCCCGAAATCATCATCGAAGCCCTCTCACTCCGGCCCGACAGCGACGACCCGCGCGCCCGCACCGTTACCGCCCTGCGCGCCCGCATGAAGCGGGCATCGGCCCTGCTCCGCCTCCTCACCCCACTGGGCGGCGACACCGACCCCGGCCCGGCACCTTCGGCGGCCAGAGAAGGGAACCGGCGCTCGGCGGAGGAGTTCTTCCGCCGGGTGCTGGACCAGACCGGAGACGGCCACCTCGACTGGCCCGACCTCGCCGCCATGGCACGCGAACTCGCCACCCGCCTCGACCTGGACGAACCCGAGGAGGCCCGGCTCTACGACGCCTTCGCCGCCTGGTGGCGCGAGCTCCAGGCCGCCCTCGACGCGGACGGCGACGGCCGCGTCAGCGCCGAGGAGTACGCCACCGCCGTCCCCTCCCTCGCCGGACCCGCGCTGATCCGCGTTGCCGAGGTCCTCTTCGACGTCACCGACAAGGACGGCAACGGGAGCATCGACGCGGACGAATACCGAACCCTCTTCCGCACCGCCTTTCACCGCGACCTCACCACCACCGACGGCACCTGCGGCCGGAGCGCCTTCGTGGGCGACTTCCTCTCGTTCATGGCGGGCCGCCGCACGAGCACCCCGTACGACCCCCTCCTCGCCGACGCCTGACGAACACCTGGGCGTGGACGCGGCCGTCGCGGCGTGTCTGCGGTGCAGCCTCAACGGCAGCGGACGCGTCACCGAGTGCGGGTCGGCCGGGCAGTCCGTACACGCGGGTTGCCGTGCGGGACCGGAAGGCGGTCCGTTCGACCGGCTCAGTGCCGCGGTGAGTGCCCGGGCGGACGCGGTGACCAGGCCGGAGAGCTTGCACATCCCGTTGGGCCGTGGCGCCAGTCTGCACACGGTGTCCGCCCAGGGCTCCGTGGCACCGGCGGCGACGGGAGGCTTGCCCAGGTGATCGAGGAGGAAGACCAGCTCCGGCACCTCGCCTGCGGCACGCACGGCGGAGCGCATCTGGTGCGGCAGGATCAGGAGGTCGTAGGCCGGTCCCGCCGCGGCCACCGCGCGCAGGCCGCGCTGCACCTGCGACGGGTGACCCAGTCGGGGTCGTCCTCGCCCTGGACCTGCTGACGGACGGCGGCGAGGTACGAGCCGCCGGGCAGCTCGCGCAGCCGGGCCAACCGCTCCGCGACGTCGGGCGCGGTCAGGGCGGCGAGGAAGGTCGCGCCGCCGGCGGCCCGCCCGACTCCTTCGCCGCCCGGCGGCGCGCCGAAGCCTGGGAGCGGACGCTCGTCGCGGCCGGCGCCCCGGTGAGTCCGGCGGGCTGCGTACCGGCGCCTTGGGGCCGGTGCCCTCGGGTGGAGGGCACCGGCCGGTCGGGGGCCGGGGTTGTCAGTTGCGCCAGGTGTCGTTGAGTGTGAGGGAGCCGCCGGTGGGGACGGTGCCCTGGCGGTTGGAGCCGGATTCCCAGGTCACGCCGGTCTGGCCGTCCCAGCGGCGGAGGTACTTGTACTGGAACGTGGTTCCGGCCGGCAGGGAGAGCCGGTGCTGCCAGACGGGGTAGCTGTCACTGCTGAGCTTGATCGCCTGCGCGGGGTTCCAGTTGCCGAGCTGCGGGATGTTGCCGGCCACGTAGATGTTCTCGCCGGGCTGGGTGGTGGCGCTGACGTTGAAGGATGCGCCGCCGACCGGGTCGGGGTCGCCGCCGCCGTCGCAGTTTCGCGCACCGGTGTGCAGAGCCAGCGCGGTATTGGCGCCCAGGGTGGCGGTGAACTGACCGGAGCCGTCGACGGTCACGGCACGGTCGCTCTGGACGTCGCAGTAGGTGCCGGCGGCCAGGGAGGTCCGGAAGGTACGGGTGAGGGAACCCGACTCGTGGTTGATGGCCACGTAGCCCTGGCTGCCGCGGCCGAAGGCGATCGCGTCGCCCCCGTTGTCCCACCAGTCGGTGACCCCCTGGCCGCGGGCGGCGTTGCGGAAGCCGACCATGGACTCGATCTCGGGCCAGGCGTGCTGGCACTTCCAGCCGTCCTGGTAGCACGCGTTGACCGCGCCGTTGTTGGGCGGACCGGCGTCGTTGTTGCCGAACTCGTAGCCGGAGTGGACGTCGGGAGACCCGTAGGGCCAGGCCAGCATGAAGACGTTGGCCAGGGTGTAGTTGGCGCCGCTCTTGTAGCTGAGGGTGGAGCCGTTGCGCTCGGTGTCGTGGTTGTCGACGAAGACGGCGCTGCTGCCCGAGGGCATGTAGTTCCAGCCCTCGCCGAAGTTCTTCAGGTAGGCGAGGTTCTCGTTCTCGAAGACCCGCTTCAGGTCACGGCCGTAGCGGAACTCCTGGACGTCGCCGGTGCCCCGGTACTCGTCCGGCAGGATCGGCTCGCCGGCACCGAAGATCGCCTCCTGCTTCCAGTAGACGTTCGGGTTGGTGAGCCGGGATTTGATGTTGGCGAGGTCGCCGGCCGGGATGTGCTTGACCGCGTCGACGCGGAAGCCCGCCACGCCCAGGGAGAGCAGGTCGTTGAGGTAGCCGGCGATACGGCCCCGGACGTAGTCCTTGCCGGTGTTGAGGTCGGCCAGGCCCACCAGCTCGCAGTTCTGCACGTTGCCGCGGTCGCCGTAGTTGTCGCCGATCGGCCGGCGGCAGTCGTTGAAGTCCCAGTCGCTGTAGGGCGCGTCGGGGTAGTCGTACTTGGTGTAGTTCGAGCCCGCGGTGCCGGTGCCGGAGCCGGCGGACATGTGGTTGATCACCGCGTCCACCACGACGCCGACCCCCGCGTCGCGGCAGGTGCCGACCATGTTGCGGAACTGGTCGCGATTGCCCAGGCGGCTTTCGATGCGGTAGCTGACGGGCTGGTAGGCGGTCCACCACTGGCCGCCCTGGATCTGCTCCTGGGGCGGGGAGACCTGGACGTAGCCGTAGCCGGCCGGACCCAGGCGCTGGGTACATTCGCGGGCGATGGAGTCGAACCGCCAGTTGAACATCACCGCGGTGACGTCCTTGGACCCGGGCGGTGCCGCCTGGGCCGTGGGGGTCGTGACGGTCATCGAGAGGACGCTGCCGGAGACGGCGATCAGGCCGGCCATGAACGCGCCGATGGACCTCTTCCAGCCTGGAGTTCCGTGTCTGCGTTGACGACGAGCGAACAAGACTCCTCCTGGGAGTGGACGGGTTGAGGCCGCGAAGGCAACGCGCCATGCCCGACAGCCCGGGGGCACATCTTGCAATCTTTCTGCAAGAGATTGCACAAGAGAACGTAGAGCCGCCCCCGAAGCCGGTCAAGGGTTCTGACGCGTTCCCCGAACACGGGCCGCCGAGCCGGCGCCCGCGCCCGCGAACGCGGCGGAATCCCGACGGCAGTTGGCCGCGGGCCTGGACACCGGACCGACCGCCTCCCGCCCCGGACCAGCAGTAAACGGCCGCCACCTGGGAGAAGGCATCGAGGCACCGCCCCGCTGCCGACTTCTCCCTTGAACGTGCAGATCCTGCCGGGGTCGAGACCGCACGGCGCGGGCCAACGCGGGGATCACCGCAAGAGATTGCAGACACCACGGCAGACCGGTGACTCAGCTCTTCTCCTGCGGCTCCTCGTTCGTCTGCTGCACGCCGTCCAGATCATCGGCGTAGTGCTCGATCGCCCGCTGATAGTCCTGCACCCGGGGGTCGCTGCTGATGGCGGTCAGCGTCTTCAGCAGCAGCCGAACCGCCTCGCGGCCTTCGCCCTCGTTGTACAGAGCCATGGCCAGGAAAACCTGTAGCCGCTGTCTGCCCAGTCCATCGGGCCTGAAGAAGACGGCGGCGTGTTTCTCACCGACGCCGGGGCGCGGCCCGTCGCCGGCAGCCAGGCGGCCTGCATTCCGGCCTCGGCGGGCCCCCGCACGTCCTTCTCCGGGTCGTCCCCCACGAAAGGACCCGTACGCTACGCGCGGCCACCTGCGGGTACGTACTTGAAGCCAACTGCGCGTGCTGTCACGCTCGTTGGAGGTCCGGCACCCGGCCGGCCCACGTGCCGTGCCCCCCACACCCGGCAGCGGCAGGTGTCAACTCCCGGAGAGAGGTCCTTCCGTGGACACGTCCCGAATATCGCGCGCCGCGCTGATCTCCGCCGTGGCTCTGGCCGCGGCGGCCACCGGTACGCTGCCCTCCGTCGCGGCAACGCCCGCCGAACCCGCGACGTCCTCCGTCGCCGCGTACGACGACACGTACTACAAGGACGCGCTCGGCAAGGAGGGCGACGAGCTCAAGAGCGCCCTGCACACGATCATCAGCGACCAGACCAAGATCTCATACAGCCAGGTCTGGGACGCACTCATGGAGACTGACGAGGACCCGGCGAACCCGGACAACGTCATCCTCCTCTACAGCGGTTACTCGCAGAGCAAGGACTCCAACGGCGGCAACGCCGACGACTGGAACCGCGAGCACGTCTGGGCCAAGAGCCACGGCGACTTCGGTACCTCGACCGGTCCGGGCACCGATGTGCACCACCTGCGCCCCACAGACGTGACGGTCAACAGCACCCGCGGGAACAAGGACTTCGACTACGGCGGCAGCCCGGTCGACCAGGCCCCGGGGAGCTTCAGCGACGACGACTCCTTCGAGCCCCGCGACGAGGTCAAGGGCGACGTCGCCCGCATGATCCTCTACATGGCCGTTCGCTACGACGGCGACGACGGCTTCGCCGACCTGGAGCCCAACGAACAGGTCAACAACGGCTCGTCGCCTGCCATC from Streptomyces sp. CMB-StM0423 includes the following:
- the uppS gene encoding polyprenyl diphosphate synthase, which produces MDGNGRWAQRRSLPRTAGHRAAVTAVIDVIEAARTAGVEWLSMYAFSTENWSRPGTEVEFLMCLVRRVVRKHAPLLLARGIRCRFLGVADPRIPRELAQDFYDLAALTADNRGMTLTVAFDHGGRRDIVEAARSLIRSGTPAGEVTERLFADHLPFPDTPDVDLVIRTSGEQRISNFMLWQVAYAEWVFPEVLWPDFRAPDFLASLHAYRRRDRRFGDVPARTNGDAS
- a CDS encoding cupin domain-containing protein yields the protein MGKRMRVGMIAAAAATATLAGVATAGATPSGPGVTGKTMSQTTVGGKDYILRRITIPAGQGTGWHFHDGTLYGFVEKGTLSHFDSTCKSDGVYEAGSALTEPSGAQNVHIGRNLGTTPVVLDVLYVLPHGAPLSEDAPDPGCDFQ
- a CDS encoding endonuclease I family protein, with translation MDTSRISRAALISAVALAAAATGTLPSVAATPAEPATSSVAAYDDTYYKDALGKEGDELKSALHTIISDQTKISYSQVWDALMETDEDPANPDNVILLYSGYSQSKDSNGGNADDWNREHVWAKSHGDFGTSTGPGTDVHHLRPTDVTVNSTRGNKDFDYGGSPVDQAPGSFSDDDSFEPRDEVKGDVARMILYMAVRYDGDDGFADLEPNEQVNNGSSPAIGKLSVLKEWNAEDPPSDFEKNRNQVIFDQIQHNRNPFIDHPEWVDSIWP
- a CDS encoding oxygenase MpaB family protein, producing the protein MTTETTATADGASLFGPESQFSAFFDDPRWALAIIRATVLEAAHPQVGAALVDNSVFVAHPWRRLRNTFLSMRRMFGPDPAVREREAARLNRLHARMSGSDYRGRAYDAMDRATRAWVVATLFESAVTMCRLSGQPLSQDTMEQMYAEYRGYLAALDGDASELPGDLNDFWPYFDRVVENELENTEAARVILYRLFDHLPAPALLDGAPTLWAAGRAVAGPLIGAITVASLPEPYRRRAGLPEMPGAPTLMQGAYLAAGLTRFLPQGWIDPEIIIEALSLRPDSDDPRARTVTALRARMKRASALLRLLTPLGGDTDPGPAPSAAREGNRRSAEEFFRRVLDQTGDGHLDWPDLAAMARELATRLDLDEPEEARLYDAFAAWWRELQAALDADGDGRVSAEEYATAVPSLAGPALIRVAEVLFDVTDKDGNGSIDADEYRTLFRTAFHRDLTTTDGTCGRSAFVGDFLSFMAGRRTSTPYDPLLADA
- a CDS encoding tetratricopeptide repeat protein, with amino-acid sequence MGGTARGPAGCRTSNERDSTRSWLQVRTRRWPRVAYGSFRGGRPGEGRAGARRGRNAGRLAAGDGPRPGVGEKHAAVFFRPDGLGRQRLQVFLAMALYNEGEGREAVRLLLKTLTAISSDPRVQDYQRAIEHYADDLDGVQQTNEEPQEKS
- a CDS encoding carbohydrate-binding module family 20 domain-containing protein, producing the protein MAGLIAVSGSVLSMTVTTPTAQAAPPGSKDVTAVMFNWRFDSIARECTQRLGPAGYGYVQVSPPQEQIQGGQWWTAYQPVSYRIESRLGNRDQFRNMVGTCRDAGVGVVVDAVINHMSAGSGTGTAGSNYTKYDYPDAPYSDWDFNDCRRPIGDNYGDRGNVQNCELVGLADLNTGKDYVRGRIAGYLNDLLSLGVAGFRVDAVKHIPAGDLANIKSRLTNPNVYWKQEAIFGAGEPILPDEYRGTGDVQEFRYGRDLKRVFENENLAYLKNFGEGWNYMPSGSSAVFVDNHDTERNGSTLSYKSGANYTLANVFMLAWPYGSPDVHSGYEFGNNDAGPPNNGAVNACYQDGWKCQHAWPEIESMVGFRNAARGQGVTDWWDNGGDAIAFGRGSQGYVAINHESGSLTRTFRTSLAAGTYCDVQSDRAVTVDGSGQFTATLGANTALALHTGARNCDGGGDPDPVGGASFNVSATTQPGENIYVAGNIPQLGNWNPAQAIKLSSDSYPVWQHRLSLPAGTTFQYKYLRRWDGQTGVTWESGSNRQGTVPTGGSLTLNDTWRN